One genomic window of Aliiroseovarius sp. M344 includes the following:
- the recA gene encoding recombinase RecA produces the protein MATADIFDMKRDGDKQKALDSALAQIERQFGKGSIMKLGADNPVAEIASTSTGSLGLDIALGIGGLPKGRIVEIYGPESSGKTTLTLHCVAEEQKKGGVCAFVDAEHALDPQYAKKLGVDLDELLISQPDTGEQALEIVDTLVRSGAVNMVVVDSVAALTPRSELEGDMGDSSVGVQARLMSQAMRKLTGSISRSKCTVVFINQIRMKIGVMFGSPETTSGGNALKFYSSVRLDIRRIGAIKDRDEVVGNATRVKVVKNKVAPPFKQVEFDIMYGEGISKMGELLDLGVKAGVVEKSGAWFSYGDERIGQGRENAKTYLRENNRTALEIEDKIRAAHGLDFDMPESEKVVDKDVDDDGLLEA, from the coding sequence ATGGCAACGGCGGATATCTTCGACATGAAACGTGACGGTGACAAACAAAAGGCGCTCGACAGCGCATTGGCGCAAATCGAACGACAGTTTGGTAAAGGGTCGATCATGAAACTCGGAGCCGACAATCCGGTTGCCGAGATTGCCTCGACCTCGACCGGGTCACTGGGTCTGGACATCGCCCTTGGGATTGGCGGCCTGCCGAAGGGTCGTATTGTAGAGATTTATGGACCCGAAAGCTCAGGTAAGACGACTTTGACACTGCATTGCGTTGCGGAAGAACAAAAGAAGGGCGGCGTGTGCGCGTTTGTTGACGCCGAACACGCGCTGGATCCGCAATATGCAAAGAAACTTGGCGTTGATCTGGATGAACTTTTGATAAGCCAACCAGATACTGGTGAACAAGCGTTGGAGATCGTGGACACATTGGTGCGTTCGGGCGCGGTTAATATGGTCGTGGTCGACTCGGTCGCGGCACTGACCCCGCGGTCGGAGCTAGAAGGCGACATGGGCGATAGCAGCGTTGGCGTCCAAGCCCGCTTGATGAGCCAAGCCATGCGAAAACTGACCGGATCAATCTCCCGTTCAAAATGTACCGTGGTCTTCATCAACCAGATCCGCATGAAAATCGGCGTCATGTTTGGCAGCCCGGAAACCACGTCGGGCGGCAATGCGCTCAAATTCTACAGCTCGGTGCGTCTGGATATCCGCCGTATTGGTGCGATCAAGGACCGCGACGAGGTGGTTGGCAATGCCACGCGCGTGAAGGTCGTAAAGAACAAGGTCGCCCCACCGTTCAAACAGGTTGAGTTTGACATCATGTATGGCGAAGGAATTTCGAAAATGGGCGAGCTTCTCGATCTGGGCGTTAAGGCTGGTGTGGTCGAGAAATCGGGCGCCTGGTTCAGCTATGGTGACGAACGTATCGGGCAAGGGCGTGAGAACGCAAAAACCTATCTGCGTGAAAACAACCGCACCGCGCTTGAGATCGAAGACAAGATCCGTGCCGCCCACGGATTGGATTTCGACATGCCAGAGAGTGAAAAGGTTGTGGATAAAGATGTCGATGATGACGGGTTGCTCGAGGCCTGA